Proteins co-encoded in one Ziziphus jujuba cultivar Dongzao chromosome 9, ASM3175591v1 genomic window:
- the LOC107426284 gene encoding universal stress protein PHOS34, which produces MAEGIEKQVMIVGVDESEQSRYALEWTLDHFFAPFSTIKPFKLVIVHAKPTPTSAVGLAGPGAADVLPYVDKDLKRIAARVLENAKELCHSKSVDDVLLEAVEGDPRNVLCEAVEKHHASVLIVGSHGYGAIKRAVLGSVSDYCAHHAHCSVMIVKRPKIKH; this is translated from the exons atggcGGAAGGTATAGAGAAGCAAGTGATGATTGTGGGAGTCGACGAAAGCGAACAGAGCAGGTATGCTCTGGAATGGACTCTGGACCACTTCTTCGCTCCTTTTTCCACAATCAAACCCTTCAAGCTCGTAATCGTCCATGCCAAACCCACTCCAACCTCTGCCGTCGGTCTCGCAGGACCTG GAGCTGCGGATGTTTTGCCGTATGTGGATAAGGATCTGAAGAGGATCGCTGCTCGAGTTCTTGAGAACGCTAAGGAACTCTGCCACAGTAAATCG GTGGATGATGTTTTGTTGGAGGCGGTGGAAGGAGATCCCAGGAATGTTCTGTGTGAGGCTGTTGAAAAGCACCACGCATCAGTCTTGATAGTTGGTAGCCATGGTTATGGAGCTATCAAAAG GGCGGTTTTGGGCAGCGTGAGTGACTACTGTGCTCATCATGCTCACTGCTCCGTCATGATCGTGAAGAGGCCCAAAATCAAACACTGA
- the LOC107426277 gene encoding probable E3 ubiquitin-protein ligase BAH1-like 1 isoform X1: MKFCKKYQEYMEHQEKKLPGVGFKKLKKILKKCRKDFQSQKDINGVHNVQICPDHCPVCDGSFFPSLLKEMSDVVGCFNERAQKLLELHLASGFRKYVIWFKGKLQGNQNHVALIQEGKDLVTYALINAIAIRKILKKYDKIHYSKQGQAFKSQAQSMHIEILQSPWLCELMAFHINLKETKVKSRKAPALFEGCSLALKDGKPSLTCELFDSVKLDVDLTCSICLDTVFDPVALTCGHIFCYMCACSAASVTIVDGLKATEPKEKCPLCRAARVYEGAVHLEELSILLSRSCHEYWEQRLQTERVERIRQAKEHWESQCRAFVGV, from the exons ATGAAGTTCTGCAAGAAATACCAGGAGTATATGGAACACCAGGAGAAAAAACTACCTGGGGTTGGCTTCAAGAAACTCAAGAAGATCTTGAAGAAGTGTAGGAAAGATTTTCAATCCCAGAAGGACATTAATGGGGTCCATAACGTTCAAATCTGCCCTGACCATTGCCCAG tGTGTGATGGATCCTTCTTCCCTTCGCTTCTCAAGGAAATGTCTGATGTAGTAGGCTGCTTTAATGAGCGGGCACAGAAATTGCTTGAGCTTCATTTGGCTTCTGGCTTTAGAAAGTATGTTATTTGGTTTAAAGGCAAGCTACAGGGAAACCAGAACCATGTTGCCTTGATTCAAGAAGGCAAGGACCTGGTTACTTATGCGCTCATCAACGCAATTGCTATTcgtaaaatcctaaaaaaatatgataag ATTCATTACTCCAAGCAAGGGCAGGCCTTCAAGTCACAAGCTCAAAGCATGCACATTGAAATCCTCCAGAGTCCTTGGCTCTGTGAACTTATGGCTTTCCACATCAATTTGAAGGAAACCAAGGTGAAGTCAAGGAAGGCACCTGCACTTTTTGAGGGATGTTCTCTTGCGCTCAAAGATGGGAAGCCATCTCTCACCTGTGAGCTTTTTGATTCCGTCAAGCTTGATGTTGACTTGACTTGTTCTATATGTTTG GATACAGTTTTTGATCCAGTTGCTCTGACATGTGGCCACATATTCTGCTACATGTGTGCCTGCTCAGCTGCATCAGTGACTATTGTGGATGGACTGAAGGCCACCGAGCCTAAAGAAAAATGCCCTTTATGCCGCGCG GCAAGAGTTTATGAAGGTGCGGTGCACTTGGAAGAGCTTAGCATTCTATTGAGTCGAAG TTGCCATGAGTACTGGGAGCAGAGGCTTCAGACAGAAAGAGTGGAGAGGATTCGACAAGCAAAGGAGCATTGGGAATCACAGTGTCGAGCTTTCGTCGGTGTTTAA
- the LOC107426277 gene encoding probable E3 ubiquitin-protein ligase BAH1-like 1 isoform X2 yields MKFCKKYQEYMEHQEKKLPGVGFKKLKKILKKCRKDFQSQKDINGVHNVQICPDHCPVCDGSFFPSLLKEMSDVVGCFNERAQKLLELHLASGFRKYVIWFKGKLQGNQNHVALIQEGKDLVTYALINAIAIRKILKKYDKIHYSKQGQAFKSQAQSMHIEILQSPWLCELMAFHINLKETKVKSRKAPALFEGCSLALKDGKPSLTCELFDSVKLDVDLTCSICLGI; encoded by the exons ATGAAGTTCTGCAAGAAATACCAGGAGTATATGGAACACCAGGAGAAAAAACTACCTGGGGTTGGCTTCAAGAAACTCAAGAAGATCTTGAAGAAGTGTAGGAAAGATTTTCAATCCCAGAAGGACATTAATGGGGTCCATAACGTTCAAATCTGCCCTGACCATTGCCCAG tGTGTGATGGATCCTTCTTCCCTTCGCTTCTCAAGGAAATGTCTGATGTAGTAGGCTGCTTTAATGAGCGGGCACAGAAATTGCTTGAGCTTCATTTGGCTTCTGGCTTTAGAAAGTATGTTATTTGGTTTAAAGGCAAGCTACAGGGAAACCAGAACCATGTTGCCTTGATTCAAGAAGGCAAGGACCTGGTTACTTATGCGCTCATCAACGCAATTGCTATTcgtaaaatcctaaaaaaatatgataag ATTCATTACTCCAAGCAAGGGCAGGCCTTCAAGTCACAAGCTCAAAGCATGCACATTGAAATCCTCCAGAGTCCTTGGCTCTGTGAACTTATGGCTTTCCACATCAATTTGAAGGAAACCAAGGTGAAGTCAAGGAAGGCACCTGCACTTTTTGAGGGATGTTCTCTTGCGCTCAAAGATGGGAAGCCATCTCTCACCTGTGAGCTTTTTGATTCCGTCAAGCTTGATGTTGACTTGACTTGTTCTATATGTTTG GGTATATAA
- the LOC107426302 gene encoding uncharacterized protein LOC107426302, whose amino-acid sequence MGRSRRKYKKSRPKVRVGLPKRKPNVFKPAFCLPPKLRSLLDESDPSSATKWDNKASVIQNYNSFGFVSNPNLLGVRARTSHMIQSDDLQVPPPSVPSDEAATDLDYTNCGSDLEEDDLKSALGKKRRDGKSALPQPLTAMQRLHISRLVEKYGDDYQGMFMDTKLNAMQHSVATLAKLCKRYHMYKDRNPLILV is encoded by the exons ATGGGAAGGTCGAGAAGAAAGTACAAGAAATCGAGGCCAAAGGTCCGCGTGGGTTTGCCGAAGAGGAAGCCCAACGTCTTCAAACCAGCCTTCTGTCTCCCTCCCAAACTCCGGTCTTTGCTCGATGAAAGCGACCCTTCTTCTGCTACTAAATGGGACAACAAAGCAAGCGTTATCCAAAACTACAACTCGTTCGGCTTCGTATCAAACCCTAACTTGCTCGGCGTTCGTGCCCGAACCTCTCACATGATTCAAAGCGATGATCTCCAGGTCCCTCCCCCTTCTGTGCCGTCCGATGAGGCCGCCACCGATCTGGATTATACCAATTGCGGTAGCGATCTCGAAGAAGACG ACTTGAAGTCGGCGCTGGGAAAGAAACGAAGAGATGGGAAATCCGCACTTCCACAACCATTGACTGCGATGCAGCGCCTTCATATCTCTCGTCTTGTAGAGAAATATGGAGATGACTATCAG GGTATGTTCATGGATACGAAGCTAAATGCGATGCAGCATTCTGTTGCCACTTTGGCGAAACTGTGCAAGAGGTATCACATGTATAAAGATCGAAATCCTTTGATCTTAGTTTGA
- the LOC107426334 gene encoding ABC transporter C family member 4 encodes MSSESWITSTSCSTSVVHLSETSSIPALVQYIAFAFLSPCPQRALLSIVDVIFLLSLLAFAIRKLYQRFISNEYRANSELSKPLIGNNSNRVAPPRTTLWFKLSLLVTALLAFCHIVVSILAFNKSSQFSWKVLDGLFWLVQAICHAVAAILILHEKRFQAVTHPISLRIYWFANFIFITLFAISGIIRFVSDDENEGTSLRFDDIASIISFPLATFLLFVANYGSTGIVPSRISDDGMAVGTNLYEPDAKITNVSGYASASLLSKAFWIWLNPLLREGYKSSIKLDEVPSLSPDHRAERMAELFEANWPKPNERSNHPVLIALVRCFWSRIALTAFLAGIRLVVMYVGPVLINSFIDFTAGKRNSTNEGYYLILVLLCSKFVEVLATHQFNFNTQMIGMLIRNTLITSLYRKGLRLSCSARQTHGVGQIVNHMAVDAQQLSDMMPQVHAVWMMPFQVIISLVLLYNYLGASVLAAIVGLLGVLLFVVYNTKSNNFYQFNLMMKRDSRMKATNEMLNYMRVIKFQAWEDHFNRRILAVRDSEFGWLTKFMYSVSLNIIVMWSTPLLISAVTFGVALLLGVPLDAGTVFTTTTVFRTLQEPIRTFPQSLISLSQAMIALGRLDRYMMSKELHDESVERVEGCDGRTAVEVRDGVFSWDDESEEAVLKNINMNISKGKIATIVGTVGSGKSSLLCSLLGEMHKISGKVRVCGTTAYVSQTSWIQNGTIEENILFGLPMDRQRYNEVIRVCSLEKDLEMMDYGDQTEIGERGINLSGGQKQRIQLARAVYQDCDIYLLDDVFSAVDAHTGSELFKECVKGALKGKTIVLVTHQVDFLHNVDLIMVMRDGTIVQSGKYNDLLDSGLDFGALVAAHETSMDLVDVEHNNPQKERINSPRPTRNASSSSHGEANGESNSVDQPKSEKGTAKLIKEEEKETGRVSMNVYKQYFTEAYGWWGVTAILSLSVLWQAVLMCGDYWLAYETGDERKFNPALFISVYAAIGVVSLVVVTARSFSVTIVGLKTAQVFFSQILNSILHAPMSFFDTTPSGRILSRASTDQTNVDFLLPFFLSITIAMYITLLSTFFITIQYAWPTIFLIVPLAWLNIWYRGYYLATSRELTRFDQITKAPIIHHFSETIAGVMTIRAFRKQGRFRQENIRRVNANLRMDFHNNSSNEWLGFRLELLGSIVMCLSTLFMIMLPSNVIKPENVGLSLSYGLSLNAVMFWAVFMSCFVENRMVSVERIKQFTNIPSEAAWEIKDRHAPPNWPNHGNVELKDLQVRYRPNTPLVLKGITLSIRGGEKIGVVGRTGSGKSTLIQVLFRLVEPTGGRIIIDGIDITMLGLHELRSRFGIIPQEPVLFEGTVRSNIDPTGTHSDEEIWKSLERCQLKDVVASKPEKLDALVIDNGDNWSVGQRQLLCLGRVMLKHSRLLFMDEATASVDSQTDAVIQKIIREDFAACTIISIAHRIPTVMDCDRVLVIDAGRAKEFDAPSRLLERPSLFGALVQEYANRSAEL; translated from the exons ATGTCGTCAGAATCTTGGATCACATCTACTTCATGTTCAACCTCTGTGGTTCACCTCTCAGAGACCTCCTCAATCCCAGCATTAGTTCAATATATAGCATTTGCTTTTCTCTCTCCATGTCCTCAGCGAGCTCTGCTATCCATAGTAGATGTCATCTTCTTGCTTAGTCTCCTAGCATTTGCAATTCGTAAGCTTTATCAAAGGTTCATTTCCAATGAATACCGTGCCAATTCCGAACTCAGCAAACCACTTATCGGTAACAACTCAAACAGAGTTGCTCCTCCCAGAACTACTCTCTGGTTTAAACTCTCTCTGCTCGTGACTGCTCTGTTAGCTTTTTGTCACATTGTTGTATCCATTCTAGCATTCAATAAAAGTAGTCAATTCTCATGGAAGGTATTAGATGGGTTATTTTGGTTAGTTCAGGCGATATGTCACGCTGTTGCCGCAATCTTAATCTTGCATGAGAAGAGATTTCAAGCTGTTACTCACCCGATATCGCTTAGGATATATTGGTTTGCAAACTTCATCTTCATTACCCTGTTTGCCATTTCCGGTATTATTCGTTTTGTATCCGATGATGAAAATGAGGGAACAAGTTTGAGATTTGATGATATCGCTTCGATAATATCGTTCCCGTTGGCgacatttcttttatttgttgccAATTATGGATCAACTGGGATCGTTCCCAGTAGAATATCCGACGATGGAATGGCGGTGGGAACCAATTTATATGAACCGGATGCGAAGATAACCAATGTATCTGGCTATGCTTCAGCTTCCTTATTATCCAAGGCCTTTTGGATTTGGCTGAATCCTTTGCTGAGAGAAGGCTACAAATCAAGTATCAAACTTGATGAGGTGCCTTCGCTTTCACCAGATCATAGAGCTGAAAGAATGGCAGAGCTTTTTGAAGCGAACTGGCCTAAACCGAACGAGAGGTCGAACCACCCTGTTCTAATTGCATTGGTGCGATGCTTCTGGAGCAGAATTGCATTGACAGCATTTCTTGCAGGGATACGTTTGGTTGTGATGTATGTCGGGCCAGTACTTATCAACAGTTTCATTGATTTCACTGCAGGGAAAAGAAACTCTACAAATGAAGGATACTATCTCATATTGGTTCTTCTTTGTTCGAAATTCGTTGAAGTTTTAGCGACCCATCAATTTAACTTCAATACTCAGATGATTGGCATGCTCATCCGCAACACTCTCATTACTTCACTATACAGGAAGGGCCTGAGACTGTCCTGCTCTGCTCGGCAGACTCATGGGGTTGGACAGATAGTGAATCACATGGCTGTAGATGCCCAACAGCTCTCTGATATGATGCCCCAGGTTCATGCTGTTTGGATGATGCCATTTCAAGTGATTATATCCTTGGTGCTCCTCTATAACTACCTTGGTGCCTCAGTGCTAGCCGCGATAGTTGGACTTTTGGGTGTTCTTTTGTTTGTTGTGTACAACACCAAAAGCAACAACTTCTACCAGTTCAATTTGATGATGAAGCGCGATTCGAGAATGAAGGCGACCAATGAGATGCTTAATTACATGAGGGTGATTAAGTTCCAGGCATGGGAAGACCACTTCAATAGAAGAATTCTAGCTGTCCGTGACTCGGAATTTGGGTGGCTTACCAAGTTCATGTACTCTGTCTCTTTAAATATTATTGTGATGTGGAGCACACCGTTGCTGATATCAGCTGTTACATTCGGCGTTGCGCTTTTGTTGGGCGTGCCACTTGATGCGGGAACAGTGTTCACAACCACCACAGTCTTCAGAACCTTGCAGGAGCCAATCAGGACCTTCCCGCAATCTCTGATATCACTTTCGCAGGCCATGATAGCGCTTGGAAGGTTGGATCGGTATATGATGAGCAAGGAATTGCATGATGAATCAGTGGAGAGAGTGGAGGGTTGTGATGGTAGAACTGCTGTGGAGGTTAGAGATGGGGTGTTCAGCTGGGATGATGAAAGTGAAGAAGcggttttgaaaaatataaatatgaatattagtAAGGGGAAGATAGCAACTATAGTTGGGACTGTGGGATCTGGAAAGTCTTCACTCCTATGCTCTCTTCTTGGGGAGATGCATAAAATATCTGGAAAG gTAAGAGTATGTGGAACAACTGCCTATGTATCTCAAACATCATGGATTCAGAATGGAACTATCGAAGAAAACATCCTATTTGGCTTGCCAATGGATAGACAGAGATATAATGAGGTTATCAGGGTTTGTTCCTTGGAGAAGGATTTGGAAATGATGGACTATGGAGATCAAACCGAGATTGGAGAGCGTGGCATCAACCTAAGTGGTGGCCAGAAACAGAGGATACAACTCGCCAGGGCTGTGTATCAAGATTGTGATATCTACCTTCTTGATGATGTCTTTAGTGCTGTTGACGCTCACACTGGATCGGAACTATTTAAG GAATGTGTGAAGGGAGCTCTCAAAGGCAAGACTATTGTACTAGTAACACATCAAGTTGACTTCTTGCATAATGTTGATCTTATTATGGTAATGAGAGATGGGACGATAGTACAATCAGGAAAGTACAATGATCTTCTAGATTCTGGCTTGGATTTTGGAGCACTAGTAGCTGCACACGAAACCTCCATGGATCTCGTAGACGTTGAGCATAATAACccacaaaaagaaagaataaattcTCCACGACCAACTAGAAATGCATCCTCTTCCAGCCATGGCGAAGCCAATGGTGAAAGCAACTCTGTGGACCAACCAAAGTCTGAGAAGGGTACTGCAAAGCTTATTAaggaggaagagaaagaaactGGCAGAGTGAGCATGAATGTGTACAAGCAATATTTCACCGAGGCTTATGGTTGGTGGGGTGTAACAGCAATATTGTCCCTTTCTGTTCTTTGGCAAGCTGTTCTAATGTGCGGTGATTATTGGCTAGCCTATGAAACTGGTGATGAAAGGAAATTCAATCCCGCTCTGTTTATTTCTGTGTATGCTGCTATTGGTGTGGTTTCATTAGTCGTGGTAACAGCGAGATCCTTCTCTGTTACCATTGTGGGGCTAAAGACGGCACAAGTTTTCTTCTCCCAAATTCTCAATAGCATCTTACATGCCCCGATGTCGTTTTTTGATACTACTCCTTCGGGAAGAATCCTAAGTCGG GCATCTACAGATCAGACCAATGTTGATTTCCTCCTCCCCTTTTTCTTGAGTATTACAATTGCCATGTACATCACACTGCTCAGTACCTTCTTCATCACAATTCAATACGCCTGGCCAACAATATTCTTAATTGTTCCTCTTGCTTGGCTCAATATTTGGTACAGG GGATACTATCTTGCAACATCTCGTGAACTTACCCGCTTTGATCAAATCACAAAAGCACCTATTATCCATCACTTTTCAGAAACTATAGCTGGGGTTATGACCATCCGCGCTTTCAGAAAGCAGGGTAGATTCAGGCAGGAGAACATTAGAAGAGTAAATGCCAATTTGCGTATGGATTTCCACAACAATTCATCCAACGAGTGGTTGGGTTTTCGCTTGGAACTTCTTGGGAGTATTGTCATGTGCTTATCAACTTTGTTTATGATCATGCTACCAAGCAATGTTATAAAGCCAG AGAATGTTGGTTTATCTCTCTCCTATGGGTTGTCCCTCAATGCTGTGATGTTCTGGGCTGTATTTATGAGTTGCTTTGTGGAAAATAGGATGGTCTCCGTTGAGAGGATCAAACAGTTTACTAATATTCCATCTGAAGCAGCATGGGAGATCAAAGATCGTCATGCTCCTCCAAATTGGCCAAACCATGGCAATGTTGAGCTTAAAGACTTGCAG GTCAGGTATCGTCCGAATACACCCCTTGTTCTTAAAGGCATTACTTTGAGCATTCGGGGAGGAGAGAAGATCGGCGTTGTTGGTCGAACAGGAAGTGGGAAATCAACTTTAATTCAAGTATTATTTAGGCTAGTGGAACCCACAGGAGGGAGAATTATCATTGATGGCATTGATATAACCATGCTGGGGCTTCATGAACTAAGGTCTCGCTTCGGGATCATTCCTCAAGAACCAGTTCTTTTTGAAGGAACTGTGAGGAGCAACATCGATCCAACTGGAACACATTCCGATGAAGAGATATGGAAG aGCTTGGAACGGTGCCAACTTAAAGATGTGGTGGCCTCGAAGCCGGAAAAGCTTGATGCATTAG TGATTGATAATGGAGACAATTGGAGTGTGGGACAAAGACAGCTTCTGTGTCTTGGAAGAGTAATGCTGAAACACAGCCGCCTTTTGTTTATGGACGAAGCTACTGCTTCGGTTGATTCACAAACTGATGCTGTTATACAAAAGATCATCCGAGAGGACTTTGCTGCTTGCACAATCATCAGCATTGCTCACCGAATTCCTACTGTTATGGACTGTGATCGAGTTTTAGTAATTGATGCAG GACGAGCAAAAGAGTTCGATGCACCATCGCGGTTGCTTGAGAGGCCATCATTGTTTGGGGCATTAGTTCAGGAGTATGCCAATCGGTCGGCTGAATTGTAG
- the LOC107426343 gene encoding uncharacterized protein OsI_027940 isoform X5 gives MSRHPEVKWAQRVDKLFITVLLPDAKDAKVNLEPDGVFTFSASAGAENHLYELKLDLYDKVNVEESKINIGVRSIFCILEKSEKAWWKKLLRGDSKTPHYVKVDWDKWVDEDEDNGGGVGDLDLGGMDFSKFGDMGGMGGLGGMGGMGGLGDDAMGEDFDDSDDDEQEVSKPGQEEAHKDAGEQEHGVGEGGGASEEKGK, from the exons ATGAG TCGTCATCCCGAGGTGAAGTGGGCCCAGAGGGTGGACAAGTTATTTATTACAGTACTATTGCCTGATGCAAAAGATGCCAAGGTTAATCTTGAACCAGATGGAGTCTTTACCTTCTCTGCTAGTGCTGGTGCAGAAAACCACCTTTATGAACTGAAATTGGATCTTTATGATAAGGTCAATGTGGAG gaaagcaaaataaatattggAGTCAGGAGTATATTCTGTATCTTGGAGAAGTCAGAGAAAGCATGGTGGAAGAAGCTTTTGCGCGGAGATAGCAAGACACCACATTATGTCAAAGTAGATTGGGATAAATGGGTGGATGAGGATGAGGATAATGGTGGAG GTGTTGGTGACTTGGATTTGGGAGGAATGGATTTTTCG AAATTTGGTGA CATGGGTGGCATGGGTGGCTTGGGTGGCATGGGTGGCATGGGTGGCTTGGGTGATGATGCAATGGGTGAAGACTTCGATGATAGTGATGATGATG AGCAAGAAGTATCGAAGCCAGGCCAAGAAGAAGCTCATAAGGATGCAGGTGAACAAGAGCATGGAGTCGGTGAAGGCGGTGGTGCATCGGAAGAGAAAGGCAAATAA
- the LOC107426343 gene encoding uncharacterized protein OsI_027940 isoform X4, whose translation MSRHPEVKWAQRVDKLFITVLLPDAKDAKVNLEPDGVFTFSASAGAENHLYELKLDLYDKVNVEESKINIGVRSIFCILEKSEKAWWKKLLRGDSKTPHYVKVDWDKWVDEDEDNGGGVGDLDLGGMDFSKFGDMGGMGGLGGMGGMGGMGGLGDDAMGEDFDDSDDDEQEVSKPGQEEAHKDAGEQEHGVGEGGGASEEKGK comes from the exons ATGAG TCGTCATCCCGAGGTGAAGTGGGCCCAGAGGGTGGACAAGTTATTTATTACAGTACTATTGCCTGATGCAAAAGATGCCAAGGTTAATCTTGAACCAGATGGAGTCTTTACCTTCTCTGCTAGTGCTGGTGCAGAAAACCACCTTTATGAACTGAAATTGGATCTTTATGATAAGGTCAATGTGGAG gaaagcaaaataaatattggAGTCAGGAGTATATTCTGTATCTTGGAGAAGTCAGAGAAAGCATGGTGGAAGAAGCTTTTGCGCGGAGATAGCAAGACACCACATTATGTCAAAGTAGATTGGGATAAATGGGTGGATGAGGATGAGGATAATGGTGGAG GTGTTGGTGACTTGGATTTGGGAGGAATGGATTTTTCG AAATTTGGTGACATGGGTGGCATGGGTGGCTTGGGTGGCA TGGGTGGCATGGGTGGCATGGGTGGCTTGGGTGATGATGCAATGGGTGAAGACTTCGATGATAGTGATGATGATG AGCAAGAAGTATCGAAGCCAGGCCAAGAAGAAGCTCATAAGGATGCAGGTGAACAAGAGCATGGAGTCGGTGAAGGCGGTGGTGCATCGGAAGAGAAAGGCAAATAA
- the LOC107426343 gene encoding uncharacterized protein OsI_027940 isoform X1 — MSRHPEVKWAQRVDKLFITVLLPDAKDAKVNLEPDGVFTFSASAGAENHLYELKLDLYDKVNVEESKINIGVRSIFCILEKSEKAWWKKLLRGDSKTPHYVKVDWDKWVDEDEDNGGGVGDLDLGGMDFSKFGDMGGMGGLGGMGGMGGMGGMGGMGGMGGLGGMGGMGGLGDDAMGEDFDDSDDDEQEVSKPGQEEAHKDAGEQEHGVGEGGGASEEKGK, encoded by the exons ATGAG TCGTCATCCCGAGGTGAAGTGGGCCCAGAGGGTGGACAAGTTATTTATTACAGTACTATTGCCTGATGCAAAAGATGCCAAGGTTAATCTTGAACCAGATGGAGTCTTTACCTTCTCTGCTAGTGCTGGTGCAGAAAACCACCTTTATGAACTGAAATTGGATCTTTATGATAAGGTCAATGTGGAG gaaagcaaaataaatattggAGTCAGGAGTATATTCTGTATCTTGGAGAAGTCAGAGAAAGCATGGTGGAAGAAGCTTTTGCGCGGAGATAGCAAGACACCACATTATGTCAAAGTAGATTGGGATAAATGGGTGGATGAGGATGAGGATAATGGTGGAG GTGTTGGTGACTTGGATTTGGGAGGAATGGATTTTTCG AAATTTGGTGACATGGGTGGCATGGGTGGCTTGGGTGGCATGGGTGGCATGGGTGGCATGGGTGGCATGGGTGGCATGGGTGGCATGGGTGGCTTGGGTGGCATGGGTGGCATGGGTGGCTTGGGTGATGATGCAATGGGTGAAGACTTCGATGATAGTGATGATGATG AGCAAGAAGTATCGAAGCCAGGCCAAGAAGAAGCTCATAAGGATGCAGGTGAACAAGAGCATGGAGTCGGTGAAGGCGGTGGTGCATCGGAAGAGAAAGGCAAATAA
- the LOC107426343 gene encoding uncharacterized protein OsI_027940 isoform X2, producing the protein MSRHPEVKWAQRVDKLFITVLLPDAKDAKVNLEPDGVFTFSASAGAENHLYELKLDLYDKVNVEESKINIGVRSIFCILEKSEKAWWKKLLRGDSKTPHYVKVDWDKWVDEDEDNGGGVGDLDLGGMDFSKFGDMGGMGGLGGMGGMGGLGGMGGMGGLGDDAMGEDFDDSDDDEQEVSKPGQEEAHKDAGEQEHGVGEGGGASEEKGK; encoded by the exons ATGAG TCGTCATCCCGAGGTGAAGTGGGCCCAGAGGGTGGACAAGTTATTTATTACAGTACTATTGCCTGATGCAAAAGATGCCAAGGTTAATCTTGAACCAGATGGAGTCTTTACCTTCTCTGCTAGTGCTGGTGCAGAAAACCACCTTTATGAACTGAAATTGGATCTTTATGATAAGGTCAATGTGGAG gaaagcaaaataaatattggAGTCAGGAGTATATTCTGTATCTTGGAGAAGTCAGAGAAAGCATGGTGGAAGAAGCTTTTGCGCGGAGATAGCAAGACACCACATTATGTCAAAGTAGATTGGGATAAATGGGTGGATGAGGATGAGGATAATGGTGGAG GTGTTGGTGACTTGGATTTGGGAGGAATGGATTTTTCG AAATTTGGTGACATGGGTGGCATGGGTGGCT TGGGTGGCATGGGTGGCATGGGTGGCTTGGGTGGCATGGGTGGCATGGGTGGCTTGGGTGATGATGCAATGGGTGAAGACTTCGATGATAGTGATGATGATG AGCAAGAAGTATCGAAGCCAGGCCAAGAAGAAGCTCATAAGGATGCAGGTGAACAAGAGCATGGAGTCGGTGAAGGCGGTGGTGCATCGGAAGAGAAAGGCAAATAA
- the LOC107426343 gene encoding uncharacterized protein OsI_027940 isoform X3 has protein sequence MSRHPEVKWAQRVDKLFITVLLPDAKDAKVNLEPDGVFTFSASAGAENHLYELKLDLYDKVNVEESKINIGVRSIFCILEKSEKAWWKKLLRGDSKTPHYVKVDWDKWVDEDEDNGGGVGDLDLGGMDFSKFGDMGGMGGLGGMGGLGGMGGMGGLGDDAMGEDFDDSDDDEQEVSKPGQEEAHKDAGEQEHGVGEGGGASEEKGK, from the exons ATGAG TCGTCATCCCGAGGTGAAGTGGGCCCAGAGGGTGGACAAGTTATTTATTACAGTACTATTGCCTGATGCAAAAGATGCCAAGGTTAATCTTGAACCAGATGGAGTCTTTACCTTCTCTGCTAGTGCTGGTGCAGAAAACCACCTTTATGAACTGAAATTGGATCTTTATGATAAGGTCAATGTGGAG gaaagcaaaataaatattggAGTCAGGAGTATATTCTGTATCTTGGAGAAGTCAGAGAAAGCATGGTGGAAGAAGCTTTTGCGCGGAGATAGCAAGACACCACATTATGTCAAAGTAGATTGGGATAAATGGGTGGATGAGGATGAGGATAATGGTGGAG GTGTTGGTGACTTGGATTTGGGAGGAATGGATTTTTCG AAATTTGGTGACATGGGTGGCATGGGTGGCT TGGGTGGCATGGGTGGCTTGGGTGGCATGGGTGGCATGGGTGGCTTGGGTGATGATGCAATGGGTGAAGACTTCGATGATAGTGATGATGATG AGCAAGAAGTATCGAAGCCAGGCCAAGAAGAAGCTCATAAGGATGCAGGTGAACAAGAGCATGGAGTCGGTGAAGGCGGTGGTGCATCGGAAGAGAAAGGCAAATAA